In Candidatus Eisenbacteria bacterium, the genomic stretch GCTGCACAACTTCAAACCGCCGGCCACGCCGGAGGAGGTCCGTGCCTCGTCGCTCCAGTTCGTGCGGAAGCTCTCCGGCTTCACGAGGCCGTCCAGGGCGAACGAAGAGGTGTTCAACCGCGCCGTCGACCGGGTCGCGCAGGCGGCCCACGAGCTGCTGGACTCGCTCGTGACCGGCGCTCCGCCGCGCGATCGCGCAGTCGAGGCGCAGAAGGCGCGCGCCAGGACGGCGAAGCGCTTCCCGCCAGCGGAAGCGGGAGGCATCGCCTGAGGCGATTTCCGAGAGCTTCTACGGGCGAGTACGCTG encodes the following:
- a CDS encoding DUF2277 domain-containing protein — its product is MCRNIKTLHNFKPPATPEEVRASSLQFVRKLSGFTRPSRANEEVFNRAVDRVAQAAHELLDSLVTGAPPRDRAVEAQKARARTAKRFPPAEAGGIA